The genomic interval CTGCGGTCGCGCCTCCCACCGAGGCCAGGAGAAGGAGGAGTACGATCCCGATGGTGAGTCGTCGTCCCCACGTCGTGCCGCCGGTCCCCATGCTTCTCACCTCCCCTTCTGAGGGTTGTGGTTCACCGATCGAGCCACGCGTCCTCCGGAGCCCAGAAGGGCCAAGTGGCCCATCGCAGGTGCTTGGTGTCCCGCACGTACTTCTGCATCACGTAGATCCTCCCGTAGCGCATGAGAGGGATCACCGTCAGGTCGCTGAGCAGCAAGCGGTGGAGGGCCTGGACCTTGTGCCGCTCCTCCCGCAGGGTCCGCACGGAGTCCCGGAACAGGGCCTCCAGCTGAGCCGGACGTCTCATGCTCGCATACCCTTCGGGCGCCTGGGTGTAGTAGAAGGCCACATGGGAGTTGAAGTTCGGGAAGTACCCGAACACGTGGATGAGCATTCCCCGCCAGCCCCGTCGCTGATACTCCGTGTAGCGGCCGATCTCGGGGAGCTCCAGCTGGGCGCGGATCCCCACCGCGTTCAGGTACTGCTGGAGGGCGACCGCGATGTTGCGGTCCAGGTACGGGGCCGGGATCAGGGTGGTCTCGAACCCGTTCGGGTATCCCGCCTGCGCCAGGAGCTCCCGGGCCCGAGCCGGGTTGTACGTGGGACCCCGATAGTCCTGGAGGTACGCCCTGGATTCCGGAACCGTGAGCTGCGTCCACCCCTGGGAGAGGCCGAAGAGGGTGGCCTGCGCCAACGCCTCGCGGTCCACGGCGTACCCGATGGCCTCCCGCACCCGCCGGTCCGCCAAGGGGGAATCGGGGTTCGCGCTGTCCGGGACCAGGACCACCACCCCGCCGAAGAAGGATTCCGCCGGATAACCCTCTCGGATCAGCTCCGCAGCGACCGGATAAGGGCCGAGCCCTGCCACGTCCACCTGCCCCGCTAGGAACGCGGCCCGCAGCGTCTGAGGATCGCGGATGAACCGCATCTCCACCCCGTCCAGGTAGGGCTTGCCCGGCTGCCAGTAGTTCGCAAACCTTCGGTAGGTCACCGCGGCGTCCCGCTGGTAGCGGACGAACCGGAAGGGTCCTGTCCCGACCGGCTCCCACCGGGCCCGGTCCACCCCCTGCCGCTCCAGGAAGGAGGGAGACGCCATGAGGGCGGAAGTGCCCATGAGGTTTAACCAGACCCGGTTGTCCCACTCCTGGAGGCGGATCCGCACCCGGCGCTCATCCGCTGCTTCCACGGACCGGAAGGGGACCCGGCGGGCCTCGATCTGACGCTGGAGGTTGTAGACCACCGCTTCAGCGTTGAGGGGCGTCCCATCGTGGAAGCGGATCCCCCGCCGCAGGGTGAGGGTGATGGACCGGCGGTCCGGGGCCACCTCCCACCGCTCCGCGAGCCTCGGGAGAATCCGACCCTGCCGATCCACCCAGAGAAGGCTCTCGAAGGCGGGGATGGCCGCACAGACGGAGACGCCCACGATCTCCCACGGGATGCCGAAGGGACTTCCAGGAGCTTCATCCACCACCCGCAGGATCCCGCCCCGCTTGGGAATGGGGGCCGCCTCCGCGAAGGGCAGGTCCGCCTGCGCCCTCAATCCCAGGCCGATTCCCACCACCGTCACGAGCACCCACGCCATGCCCCGCATCCGCCCTTCACCTCCTGCTCGATCCATGCTGCTCATGCTCCGACGTCCTTCCCGATGGCCTGGGCCATGGCCCGGTACTGGGCGTAGTCCCCCACTGGACAGACGGCGACTCCGGGGATCACGATGACGCTGGCGGTGAGGAGGCCTGCTTCCCGGCTCGCGAGGAAAGCCACCAGGGCCCCGATGTCCTCGGGGAGGGCAATCCGCCGGGACGCCACCCGGGCCTGGACCTCCTCCTCCCGCATCTGGGCCCGCATGCGACCCGTGAGGATCCCGGCGGGGAGGACCGCGTTCACCGTGATCCCGTACGGGTAGAACTCCGCCGCCAGCTGCCGGGTGAGGCCCAGGAGGCCCCGCTTGGAGGAAGTGTAACAGGCCCCTCCGTTCAGGCTCGCCCGGAGGGCCGCCAGGGAGGAGAGATTGATGATGCGGCCGAATCCCTGACGCACCATGTGGGGGAGGGCGGCCCGGCTCATGTAGAAGGGACCCGACAGGTTCACCCGGAGGTAGCTCCACCACTCCTCGTCCGGCATCCGCTCCACCGCGGGTGAACGTCCCAGGCGCGCCGCGTTGTTCACCAGGATGTCCAGCCTCCCGCAGCGGTCCACC from Armatimonadota bacterium carries:
- a CDS encoding ABC transporter substrate-binding protein — protein: MRGMAWVLVTVVGIGLGLRAQADLPFAEAAPIPKRGGILRVVDEAPGSPFGIPWEIVGVSVCAAIPAFESLLWVDRQGRILPRLAERWEVAPDRRSITLTLRRGIRFHDGTPLNAEAVVYNLQRQIEARRVPFRSVEAADERRVRIRLQEWDNRVWLNLMGTSALMASPSFLERQGVDRARWEPVGTGPFRFVRYQRDAAVTYRRFANYWQPGKPYLDGVEMRFIRDPQTLRAAFLAGQVDVAGLGPYPVAAELIREGYPAESFFGGVVVLVPDSANPDSPLADRRVREAIGYAVDREALAQATLFGLSQGWTQLTVPESRAYLQDYRGPTYNPARARELLAQAGYPNGFETTLIPAPYLDRNIAVALQQYLNAVGIRAQLELPEIGRYTEYQRRGWRGMLIHVFGYFPNFNSHVAFYYTQAPEGYASMRRPAQLEALFRDSVRTLREERHKVQALHRLLLSDLTVIPLMRYGRIYVMQKYVRDTKHLRWATWPFWAPEDAWLDR
- a CDS encoding SDR family oxidoreductase → MGRLVGMVALVTGAGGGAMGGGGAGIARTVAEEGARVAVNDLQEEYAQATVDQIRSGGGEAWPVVGDVSDPLQARRMVESVVDRCGRLDILVNNAARLGRSPAVERMPDEEWWSYLRVNLSGPFYMSRAALPHMVRQGFGRIINLSSLAALRASLNGGACYTSSKRGLLGLTRQLAAEFYPYGITVNAVLPAGILTGRMRAQMREEEVQARVASRRIALPEDIGALVAFLASREAGLLTASVIVIPGVAVCPVGDYAQYRAMAQAIGKDVGA